From the genome of Clostridium sp. BNL1100, one region includes:
- a CDS encoding HBL/NHE enterotoxin family protein: MTVSNETNLTDRQQKTQSSFLAINLITAQCHAILNTQFTPPEHKPTWFDDLKSKLDDAKVVAKEWIDDIAPEVSASIPAQVIDYGATFNACVDTIHDLYSKNPTASGADDPTVLEAKTIMQALAAEVDTRHKNIESMEDKLKQWGDKMQVAHDNLQSGASNIQKTIIDLETDIKKMNTSIQANEAAIEELNKQLVYAEVAVAVGIFMLVAGVALTVATAGTAAVVSGGIAVLGAAAIIGGAVTWGVLQNKIDNDYSAIADEQKEKSDDHQQIVALQGLSSASTATISAIQMSTSTLSDFKTTWKLFGDELQAVIDKLNNGAAMSSIIMEKVMTDAAKNEWDDAVELAKELASAKVTVEVNSLPMNSAA, from the coding sequence ATGACAGTTAGTAATGAAACAAATTTAACAGACAGACAGCAAAAAACTCAATCATCTTTTTTGGCAATCAACCTTATTACTGCTCAGTGTCATGCAATTTTGAACACCCAGTTTACACCGCCTGAACATAAGCCGACTTGGTTTGATGACCTGAAATCAAAATTGGACGATGCAAAAGTGGTTGCCAAGGAATGGATTGATGATATTGCACCGGAAGTATCGGCTTCCATTCCTGCTCAAGTTATTGATTACGGGGCTACTTTTAATGCGTGTGTAGATACGATCCATGACCTTTATTCAAAAAATCCAACCGCAAGTGGAGCAGATGATCCTACAGTTTTAGAAGCAAAAACGATCATGCAAGCTTTAGCTGCAGAAGTGGATACGAGGCATAAAAACATAGAATCTATGGAGGACAAACTCAAACAGTGGGGAGATAAGATGCAGGTTGCACATGATAACCTGCAAAGCGGAGCATCGAATATACAAAAAACAATAATCGATCTTGAAACTGATATTAAAAAGATGAATACGAGCATACAAGCAAATGAAGCGGCTATTGAAGAATTAAATAAACAGTTGGTTTATGCCGAAGTAGCTGTAGCTGTTGGCATATTCATGTTGGTTGCAGGTGTTGCCTTGACGGTTGCTACCGCCGGCACTGCGGCTGTTGTATCAGGAGGCATTGCAGTATTAGGTGCGGCAGCTATTATCGGTGGAGCTGTTACTTGGGGAGTACTCCAGAATAAGATTGATAATGATTATTCAGCAATTGCTGATGAGCAAAAAGAAAAGAGTGATGATCATCAACAAATTGTCGCATTACAGGGACTTTCTTCGGCAAGTACAGCAACAATTAGTGCAATTCAAATGTCAACGAGCACACTGTCTGATTTTAAAACAACTTGGAAATTGTTTGGTGATGAATTACAGGCTGTCATAGACAAATTAAACAATGGTGCTGCAATGTCTTCTATTATTATGGAAAAAGTCATGACCGATGCAGCTAAAAATGAGTGGGATGATGCTGTTGAACTTGCTAAAGAACTTGCTAGTGCAAAGGTTACAGTTGAAGTCAACAGTTTACCTATGAATTCAGCAGCATAA